In a genomic window of Gloeocapsopsis dulcis:
- the glmS gene encoding glutamine--fructose-6-phosphate transaminase (isomerizing) produces the protein MCGIVGYIGTQAATEILLSGLEKLEYRGYDSAGIATVFEGEIHCVRAKGKLHNLREKLAQIENPAQIGIGHTRWATHGKPEEYNAHPHMDMARRVAVVQNGIIENYRELREELKQLGHEFRSETDTEVIPHLIAQFLKDQKPHASPLLEAVRQAVNKLEGAFAIAVISADYPDELIVARQQAPLAIGFGQGEFFCASDTPALVPHTCAVLALGNGEVAKLTPLGVEVYNFSGDRLKKQPRRLNWNPVMVEKQGFRHFMLKEIYEQPGVVRTFIEAYLKPNWTPDNATETPIKLNLPEHLYADLEQVQIVACGTSWHASLIGKYLLEQLAGIPTIVQYSSEFRYAPPPLTANTLMIGVTQSGETADTLAALAMEKERRQEASPEYQVRLLGITNRLDSSIATVASHLIDTHAGIEIGVAATKSFISQLLAFYCLALDLGFRRKTLSPHRLHEILTGIRQLPAQIELILESQERYIQDLTHQFNDTQDFIFIGRGINFPIALEAALKLKEISYIHAEGYPAGELKHGPIALLDAKVPVVAIAMPGSVYEKVLSNAQEAKARDSQLIGVAAMNDAQAAETFDDLIPIPEVEELLSPILSVIPLQLLAYHIAARRGLDVDQPRNLAKSVTVE, from the coding sequence ATGTGCGGGATTGTTGGCTATATTGGCACTCAAGCAGCTACAGAAATTTTACTTTCTGGTCTAGAAAAACTAGAGTATCGGGGCTATGATTCCGCAGGAATTGCCACAGTCTTTGAAGGCGAGATTCATTGCGTGCGAGCAAAAGGTAAGCTTCACAACCTACGAGAAAAACTAGCACAAATTGAGAATCCTGCACAAATTGGCATTGGACACACGCGCTGGGCAACACATGGGAAACCTGAAGAGTACAACGCTCATCCACATATGGATATGGCAAGGCGTGTGGCAGTTGTGCAAAACGGCATTATTGAAAACTACCGCGAGTTACGCGAAGAACTCAAACAACTCGGACACGAGTTTCGCTCAGAAACTGATACCGAAGTTATTCCACACCTGATTGCGCAGTTTCTCAAAGACCAAAAGCCACATGCCTCACCACTATTAGAAGCTGTGAGGCAAGCAGTCAATAAACTGGAAGGGGCATTTGCGATCGCAGTGATTTCTGCCGACTACCCCGACGAACTGATCGTCGCCCGACAACAAGCACCGCTAGCAATCGGTTTTGGTCAAGGGGAATTTTTCTGCGCCTCTGATACTCCAGCTTTAGTACCACACACCTGTGCAGTGCTGGCACTAGGAAATGGCGAAGTCGCAAAGTTAACACCCTTAGGAGTAGAAGTATATAATTTTTCAGGCGATCGCTTGAAAAAACAACCTCGTAGGCTTAACTGGAATCCAGTCATGGTAGAAAAGCAAGGATTCCGTCACTTCATGCTCAAGGAAATCTACGAGCAACCTGGAGTAGTCAGAACCTTCATTGAAGCTTATCTCAAACCTAATTGGACTCCTGACAACGCTACAGAAACACCAATCAAGCTCAATCTCCCAGAGCATCTATACGCTGACTTAGAGCAAGTTCAAATTGTTGCTTGTGGTACAAGTTGGCACGCTAGTTTAATTGGTAAATATTTACTCGAGCAACTGGCAGGAATTCCCACAATAGTGCAATACTCCTCAGAATTTCGCTATGCACCACCACCCTTGACAGCAAATACACTGATGATTGGTGTCACTCAATCAGGAGAAACTGCTGATACTCTAGCAGCGTTGGCAATGGAAAAAGAACGCCGTCAAGAGGCATCACCAGAGTATCAAGTCAGATTATTAGGAATTACCAACCGCCTCGATAGTTCAATTGCAACAGTTGCTTCTCATTTAATTGATACCCACGCAGGTATTGAAATCGGTGTTGCGGCAACAAAAAGTTTTATTTCTCAGTTGTTGGCGTTTTACTGCTTGGCTTTAGATTTGGGATTTCGGCGCAAAACATTATCTCCACACCGATTGCATGAAATTCTCACAGGGATACGCCAGTTACCTGCGCAGATTGAATTAATTTTAGAAAGCCAAGAACGCTATATCCAAGATTTAACGCATCAATTTAATGACACGCAAGACTTTATTTTTATTGGACGCGGTATCAATTTCCCCATTGCTTTAGAAGCAGCACTGAAGTTAAAAGAAATCAGCTACATTCACGCGGAAGGATATCCTGCTGGAGAACTCAAACATGGTCCAATTGCGTTACTAGATGCTAAGGTACCTGTTGTTGCGATCGCGATGCCAGGTTCAGTCTATGAAAAAGTCCTCTCTAATGCTCAAGAAGCCAAAGCCCGCGATTCTCAGTTAATTGGAGTTGCTGCTATGAATGATGCTCAAGCGGCTGAAACTTTTGACGATCTAATTCCAATTCCTGAGGTAGAAGAATTACTTTCCCCGATTCTGTCAGTAATTCCCTTACAGTTATTGGCTTATCACATTGCGGCGCGTCGAGGTTTGGATGTCGATCAGCCGCGCAATCTAGCGAAATCTGTCACTGTAGAATAG
- a CDS encoding TetR/AcrR family transcriptional regulator translates to MSREKLVSQLIDAFRLYGYDGASLSCLAKVTGLGKTNLYHYFPGGKEEMAKAALERVNTWLETCILQPLRSKAAPIDKLQAMCDQVSKFFNEGQNSCLWAVLALERSSNDLFHSQIKLALSQWIDAIAAVLEEVGLESQLARRRAEDAVLRIQGALVLARGLDDTTPFQRTMQTLTTDLFRN, encoded by the coding sequence ATGTCTAGAGAAAAGCTTGTTAGTCAGTTAATTGATGCATTTCGGCTATACGGCTACGACGGGGCAAGTTTGTCATGTCTGGCAAAGGTGACGGGGTTGGGCAAAACTAATCTCTACCACTATTTCCCAGGCGGCAAGGAGGAGATGGCTAAGGCAGCACTGGAGCGGGTGAATACGTGGTTGGAGACCTGCATTTTGCAGCCTCTCAGAAGTAAGGCAGCGCCGATCGACAAGTTACAGGCGATGTGCGATCAAGTGAGCAAGTTTTTTAATGAAGGACAAAATTCCTGTCTATGGGCTGTTTTAGCCTTAGAACGATCAAGCAACGATCTCTTCCACAGCCAAATTAAGTTGGCGCTATCACAATGGATTGATGCGATTGCAGCCGTACTTGAGGAGGTTGGATTGGAGTCTCAATTAGCCAGACGTCGCGCTGAAGATGCCGTCTTGCGAATTCAAGGTGCTTTGGTGTTAGCGCGAGGGCTAGATGACACTACTCCCTTTCAGCGCACGATGCAGACACTGACAACCGACTTATTCAGAAACTAA
- a CDS encoding DJ-1/PfpI family protein, translating into MAQKIAGFRLGIYVFKDAEVIDYAAPYGVFSVARRFDPELDVFLIGETLRPTQTQAGFTVLPNYGFNDRPSMNAFLIPGGFGTRQELHNGNLHHFIRQLPESCLLTSVCTGSWIYGKMDLLDGLPATNRKEPDRLEASNFGKVPIDRLAEIAPTCRISRSRVVDAGRIITAGGIASGMEMGFYLLKRAGYDDAFVNEVARTMEYQKAYDLYRTDIEVARHEAVTADSDAA; encoded by the coding sequence ATGGCTCAAAAAATTGCAGGCTTTCGCCTGGGGATCTACGTCTTTAAGGATGCAGAGGTGATTGACTATGCGGCTCCCTACGGCGTGTTTTCGGTAGCGCGGCGCTTTGACCCTGAATTGGATGTCTTTTTGATTGGTGAAACCCTACGCCCGACTCAAACCCAGGCAGGATTCACCGTGCTACCGAACTATGGCTTTAATGATCGCCCGTCGATGAATGCGTTTTTGATTCCCGGCGGGTTTGGAACTCGGCAGGAGCTACACAATGGCAACTTGCATCACTTCATTCGGCAACTACCAGAGTCTTGCTTGCTCACCAGTGTCTGCACAGGCTCCTGGATCTACGGCAAGATGGACTTGTTGGATGGGCTGCCTGCTACCAACCGTAAAGAACCCGATCGCCTCGAAGCCTCGAACTTTGGCAAAGTGCCGATTGATCGGCTGGCAGAAATTGCCCCGACCTGTCGCATCAGTCGATCGCGCGTCGTCGATGCCGGACGCATCATCACCGCAGGCGGAATTGCTTCAGGGATGGAAATGGGTTTCTACTTACTCAAACGAGCCGGATACGATGATGCATTCGTGAATGAAGTTGCGCGAACGATGGAATATCAAAAAGCCTATGACCTTTACCGCACTGACATCGAAGTGGCTAGGCATGAGGCAGTCACAGCAGACAGCGATGCCGCATAA
- a CDS encoding pyridoxal phosphate-dependent aminotransferase, which yields MKTMTTSRMQVVQSPVIPIVGELIRNFPGTISLGQGVVYYPPPPEATDLTKFFADPTNHQYKAIEGIAPLIAAIKAKLQTFNGIELDKQCIMVTAGSNMGFMNALLAITSVGDEVILQTPYYFNHEMAIQIAGCHSVFVLTDENYQLRPEAIAQAITSKTKAVVTISPNNPTGAVYSQEALREVNQLCRDRGIYHISDEAYEYFTYDGINHVSPGGFPQSHAQTISLYSLSKAYGFASWRIGYMVIPEHLLVPIKKVQDTNLICPPVISQYAALGALQTGFDYCRSHIQAIARVRQLVLRSLNSLQGLCTIAPAHGAFYFFLKVHTQLDAFELTERLIREHRVAVLPGTAFGMDRGCYLRVAYGALQESTAKEGMERLVKGLQTILT from the coding sequence ATGAAAACTATGACGACGTCGCGGATGCAGGTTGTACAGTCGCCAGTTATTCCGATTGTGGGAGAACTGATTCGTAATTTTCCTGGCACAATTTCTTTAGGGCAAGGTGTTGTATACTATCCACCACCACCTGAAGCGACTGATCTCACTAAATTTTTTGCCGATCCGACAAATCATCAATACAAAGCCATTGAAGGTATTGCTCCTTTAATTGCAGCAATCAAAGCAAAACTGCAAACTTTTAATGGCATTGAGCTTGACAAGCAATGCATTATGGTGACGGCTGGTAGTAATATGGGGTTTATGAATGCACTGCTGGCAATAACTTCAGTAGGTGATGAAGTTATTCTCCAGACACCCTACTATTTCAATCATGAAATGGCGATCCAAATTGCAGGGTGTCATTCAGTATTTGTACTTACTGATGAAAACTATCAACTGCGCCCCGAGGCGATCGCACAAGCAATTACGTCTAAAACCAAAGCCGTAGTGACAATTTCACCCAATAACCCAACGGGTGCAGTTTATTCTCAAGAAGCCTTACGCGAAGTCAATCAACTTTGTCGCGATCGCGGAATTTACCACATTAGTGATGAAGCCTACGAATACTTTACCTACGACGGCATCAACCACGTTTCCCCTGGTGGGTTTCCTCAAAGTCATGCCCAAACAATTTCGCTATACAGTCTTTCTAAAGCTTATGGATTTGCAAGTTGGCGAATTGGCTACATGGTGATTCCGGAACACTTACTCGTTCCCATCAAAAAAGTTCAAGATACGAATTTGATTTGTCCACCCGTCATTTCGCAATATGCTGCGTTAGGTGCATTACAAACGGGATTTGATTATTGCCGAAGTCATATTCAAGCGATCGCCAGGGTACGCCAACTTGTTTTGCGATCGCTCAACTCACTGCAAGGATTGTGTACAATTGCACCTGCTCATGGTGCTTTTTACTTTTTCCTAAAGGTGCATACTCAATTAGATGCTTTTGAATTAACCGAACGCCTCATCCGCGAACATCGAGTTGCAGTGCTTCCAGGAACAGCGTTTGGTATGGATCGCGGGTGTTATCTGCGTGTTGCTTATGGTGCATTACAAGAATCCACAGCTAAAGAGGGTATGGAACGTTTAGTAAAAGGCTTACAAACAATTTTGACTTGA
- a CDS encoding PLP-dependent aminotransferase family protein — translation MRIPLERHSSKAVYLQIRDRIRRLIETGALQTGDKLPSIRALAESTGVNKLTVIEAYNVLEADGLIAARQGSGYFVNPPVHRKSISNFAPPQDVIVSEQPPPFLFEEAKGGAFFNLYMASLQARSSPGMIDLSSGFPSDSGLDDLPRIARRAVKQVTGSLFNYDNPQGQLMLRQQISRMLVQQHGMNVTPENLIITNGSKQGLSLVVHYYVKPGDWVIVESPTWHGMLSLLYSMGARVIGIPMTAAGMNLELLEKNLHTYRPKLIFTVSTLHNPTGITTSQSHRQQLLQLAERYDCVILEDNAYEGLNFEPVPAPIKALDRKDIATYVGTFSKTLMPGIRVGYLVVTGKHYQPLVERKLLDDLHVSTVSQAIVSEYLASGHYRHHLAHLQAQHRQSQNAMLGALHKYFPPSASWTVPNGGAFLWVQMPVGLPMSEICQQALSRGVFVAEGTPFFPGQQGYPALRLNFTLSPEKIDRGISVLSELVQAYLS, via the coding sequence GTGAGAATTCCTTTAGAGCGGCATTCATCCAAAGCAGTTTATTTACAAATTCGCGATCGCATTCGTCGTTTAATTGAAACAGGAGCTTTGCAAACAGGCGACAAACTGCCCTCAATTCGCGCTTTAGCTGAGAGTACAGGTGTTAATAAATTAACGGTTATCGAAGCCTACAACGTTCTCGAAGCCGACGGATTAATTGCAGCGCGTCAAGGTTCAGGGTATTTTGTCAATCCCCCAGTCCATCGCAAGTCCATTTCCAATTTTGCGCCCCCTCAAGATGTTATTGTCTCCGAACAACCACCGCCATTTCTATTTGAGGAAGCCAAGGGTGGTGCGTTTTTTAATCTCTACATGGCATCATTGCAAGCGCGTTCTTCACCAGGGATGATTGACTTAAGTAGCGGTTTTCCCTCTGATTCAGGTTTAGACGATCTACCACGCATTGCCAGAAGGGCTGTCAAGCAAGTCACTGGTAGTTTATTTAACTATGACAATCCGCAAGGACAGTTGATGCTGCGGCAGCAAATTAGCCGGATGCTAGTACAGCAACATGGTATGAATGTTACACCAGAGAATCTCATTATTACCAATGGTTCTAAACAAGGGTTATCGTTAGTCGTTCATTATTACGTTAAACCAGGCGATTGGGTAATTGTTGAAAGCCCTACCTGGCACGGAATGCTATCACTGTTATACAGCATGGGAGCAAGGGTAATTGGTATTCCCATGACAGCCGCAGGAATGAATCTTGAGTTATTGGAGAAAAATCTTCACACATATCGCCCAAAGCTGATATTTACTGTTAGCACTTTGCATAATCCTACAGGAATTACAACTTCCCAATCGCATCGTCAACAATTGCTACAACTTGCAGAACGTTATGACTGCGTAATTCTAGAAGATAATGCTTATGAAGGGTTGAACTTTGAACCTGTCCCCGCCCCAATCAAAGCTTTAGATCGCAAAGATATTGCGACTTATGTAGGGACTTTTTCTAAAACCTTAATGCCAGGTATCCGAGTTGGTTACTTGGTAGTCACAGGAAAGCATTATCAACCGTTAGTCGAACGTAAGTTACTTGACGATCTTCATGTTTCTACAGTGTCTCAAGCAATTGTGAGTGAGTATCTTGCCTCAGGACACTACCGTCATCACTTAGCACACTTACAAGCTCAACATCGTCAAAGTCAAAATGCTATGTTAGGTGCGTTGCACAAGTATTTTCCACCCTCAGCATCGTGGACAGTTCCTAATGGTGGTGCTTTTTTGTGGGTACAAATGCCAGTGGGTTTACCAATGTCCGAAATTTGTCAGCAAGCTTTGTCGCGCGGGGTTTTTGTTGCTGAAGGAACACCGTTTTTTCCTGGACAACAGGGTTATCCTGCATTGCGTCTCAATTTTACTCTATCTCCAGAGAAGATTGATCGGGGTATTTCAGTGTTGAGCGAATTAGTGCAAGCGTACTTGTCATAA